Proteins from a single region of Primulina tabacum isolate GXHZ01 chromosome 5, ASM2559414v2, whole genome shotgun sequence:
- the LOC142546722 gene encoding cysteine-rich receptor-like protein kinase 42 isoform X1, translating to MHPSTSYSESRKWVAVLIFVTRCLPFCRSDPRISEAGLFCGDLRVSPNSSYIPLFVKEMEVLSQMVTAHGWARYVVNSTNISIFSLAQCYGDLSHNDCLQCYAASRTRLPRCLPSVAGRIFLDGCFLRYDDYKFYNESVDPVRDKLNCNSTIEGVDSGGVDLDFGKKVEELVDGVANSAAAGGGHAAAEVRGVFALAECWKTVSVEGCKTCLGKASEEVKTCLPSKEGRALNAGCYLRYSTHKFFSNPADKKRHDSGVSRVGKSMAIAWSAIAFCMLSLFACYAAYARWNKRKQERNNLGQISYSYNKSNLQVKYEILEKATNYFDPSRKLGQGGAGSVYRGTLSNGKTVAVKRLLFNTRQWVDEFFNEVNLISGIEHKNLVKLLGCSIEGPESLLVYEFVPRGSLDQYLFARNRIKILNWKERHNIIIGAAEGIAFLHGSCEFRIIHRDIKSSNVLLDENLDPKVADFGLVRCFAADQTHLSTGIAGTLGYMAPEYLVKGQLTEKVDVYSFGVLVLEIVCGRKNNSVKEDFGSLIQTVWKLYKTHRLTDSVDPCLEGHFPALETSKVLKTGLLCVQASATLRPSMSEVVRMLTDENYDIPEPNQPPFLSTSTVSSGSARSSYSFTSNAGRKFEEFDPSTDSFGMLSSSEQHESEERTRSKAGTRLP from the exons ATGCACCCATCAACATCGTACTCCGAATCTCGAAAATGGGTGGCAGTTCTCATCTTCGTCACCCGGTGTCTCCCTTTTTGTCGGTCCGATCCCCGAATTTCAGAAGCCGGGTTGTTCTGTGGTGACTTGCGGGTGTCGCCGAACAGTAGCTACATCCCACTGTTCGTCAAAGAAATGGAAGTTCTCTCTCAGATGGTGACAGCCCATGGTTGGGCTCGTTACGTCGTGAATTCTACTAATATTTCTATATTCAGCCTTGCACAATGCTACGGAGATTTGAGCCATAATGACTGCCTCCAGTGCTACGCCGCCAGCCGCACGCGCCTCCCGCGCTGCCTGCCGTCCGTGGCAGGGCGGATATTCCTGGACGGATGCTTTTTACGCTACGATGATTACAAGTTTTACAATGAAAGTGTGGACCCGGTTCGGGATAAGTTGAACTGTAACAGTACGATCGAAGGGGTGGACAGTGGAGGGGTCGATTTGGATTTTGGAAAGAAAGTCGAGGAATTAGTTGATGGAGTTGCGAATAGTGCGGCGGCGGGTGGTGGCCACGCGGCAGCTGAGGTTAGGGGCGTCTTTGCATTGGCAGAGTGTTGGAAGACTGTGAGCGTGGAGGGGTGTAAGACGTGTTTGGGTAAGGCCAGTGAAGAGGTGAAAACGTGTTTGCCTAGCAAGGAAGGGAGGGCTTTGAATGCTGGTTGTTATTTGAGGTATTCTACTCATAAGTTCTTCTCGAATCCGGCAGACAAAAAGAGGCATGACTCTG GTGTGTCTCGAGTGGGAAAATCCATGGCGATTGCCTGGTCTGCAATAGCTTTCTGTATGCTCTCTCTCTTTGCTTGTTATGCTGCTTATGCTAGATGGAATAAGAGAAAACAAG AGCGGAATAATCTTGGTCAGATTTCATATTCTTACAACAAATCCAATTTGCAAGTCAAATATGAAATTCTTGAAAAGGCAACAAATTACTTTGATCCTTCAAGAAAATTAGGCCAAGGAGGAGCTGGTTCTGTATATAGAGGAACACTATCAAATGGGAAAACCGTGGCTGTCAAAAGGTTGTTGTTCAACACCAGACAATGGGTAGACGAGTTCTTCAACGAGGTAAATTTGATATCTGGGATAGAGCACAAGAACCTTGTGAAGCTCTTGGGATGTAGCATTGAAGGCCCTGAAAGCCTCCTCGTTTACGAATTCGTGCCCAGGGGAAGTCTTGATCAATACCTCTTCG CTAGGAACAGGATTAAGATTCTGAATTGGAAGGAGCGTCACAATATAATTATTGGAGCGGCGGAAGGGATCGCTTTTCTTCATGGAAGCTGTGAGTTTAGAATAATTCATAGGGATATTAAGAGTAGTAATGTTCTTCTTGATGAGAATTTAGATCCCAAAGTAGCAGATTTTGGTTTGGTTCGATGTTTCGCTGCTGATCAAACTCATCTCAGCACAGGAATTGCAGGCACATT AGGATACATGGCTCCCGAGTACCTGGTGAAGGGACAACTTACTGAGAAGGTCGATGTTTATAGCTTTGGCGTGCTGGTTCTTGAAATTGTGTGTGGTAGGAAAAACAATTCAGTCAAGGAGGATTTTGGTTCTCTTATACAGACG GTTTGGAAGCTCTACAAGACACATAGATTGACAGATTCAGTCGATCCTTGTTTGGAAGGCCATTTTCCAGCTTTGGAGACATCAAAAGTGCTAAAAACCGGGCTTCTATGCGTGCAGGCATCTGCTACTCTAAGACCATCTATGTCCGAAGTAGTTCGAATGCTTACTGATGAAAACTATGACATTCCTGAACCAAATCAACCTCCTTTCCTAAGCACTAGCACGGTTTCGTCTGGCTCTGCAAGATCATCCTACAGTTTTACATCGAACGCAGGTAGAAAATTTGAAGAATTCGACCCCTCAACAGATTCTTTTGGTATGCTAAGTTCTAGCGAACAACACGAGAGCGAAGAACGGACTCGATCAAAAGCAGGTACAAGACTTCCATGA
- the LOC142546722 gene encoding cysteine-rich receptor-like protein kinase 42 isoform X2, whose translation MHPSTSYSESRKWVAVLIFVTRCLPFCRSDPRISEAGLFCGDLRVSPNSSYIPLFVKEMEVLSQMVTAHGWARYVVNSTNISIFSLAQCYGDLSHNDCLQCYAASRTRLPRCLPSVAGRIFLDGCFLRYDDYKFYNESVDPVRDKLNCNSTIEGVDSGGVDLDFGKKVEELVDGVANSAAAGGGHAAAEVRGVFALAECWKTVSVEGCKTCLGKASEEVKTCLPSKEGRALNAGCYLRYSTHKFFSNPADKKRHDSGVSRVGKSMAIAWSAIAFCMLSLFACYAAYARWNKRKQERNNLGQISYSYNKSNLQVKYEILEKATNYFDPSRKLGQGGAGSVYRGTLSNGKTVAVKRLLFNTRQWVDEFFNEVNLISGIEHKNLVKLLGCSIEGPESLLVYEFVPRGSLDQYLFARNRIKILNWKERHNIIIGAAEGIAFLHGS comes from the exons ATGCACCCATCAACATCGTACTCCGAATCTCGAAAATGGGTGGCAGTTCTCATCTTCGTCACCCGGTGTCTCCCTTTTTGTCGGTCCGATCCCCGAATTTCAGAAGCCGGGTTGTTCTGTGGTGACTTGCGGGTGTCGCCGAACAGTAGCTACATCCCACTGTTCGTCAAAGAAATGGAAGTTCTCTCTCAGATGGTGACAGCCCATGGTTGGGCTCGTTACGTCGTGAATTCTACTAATATTTCTATATTCAGCCTTGCACAATGCTACGGAGATTTGAGCCATAATGACTGCCTCCAGTGCTACGCCGCCAGCCGCACGCGCCTCCCGCGCTGCCTGCCGTCCGTGGCAGGGCGGATATTCCTGGACGGATGCTTTTTACGCTACGATGATTACAAGTTTTACAATGAAAGTGTGGACCCGGTTCGGGATAAGTTGAACTGTAACAGTACGATCGAAGGGGTGGACAGTGGAGGGGTCGATTTGGATTTTGGAAAGAAAGTCGAGGAATTAGTTGATGGAGTTGCGAATAGTGCGGCGGCGGGTGGTGGCCACGCGGCAGCTGAGGTTAGGGGCGTCTTTGCATTGGCAGAGTGTTGGAAGACTGTGAGCGTGGAGGGGTGTAAGACGTGTTTGGGTAAGGCCAGTGAAGAGGTGAAAACGTGTTTGCCTAGCAAGGAAGGGAGGGCTTTGAATGCTGGTTGTTATTTGAGGTATTCTACTCATAAGTTCTTCTCGAATCCGGCAGACAAAAAGAGGCATGACTCTG GTGTGTCTCGAGTGGGAAAATCCATGGCGATTGCCTGGTCTGCAATAGCTTTCTGTATGCTCTCTCTCTTTGCTTGTTATGCTGCTTATGCTAGATGGAATAAGAGAAAACAAG AGCGGAATAATCTTGGTCAGATTTCATATTCTTACAACAAATCCAATTTGCAAGTCAAATATGAAATTCTTGAAAAGGCAACAAATTACTTTGATCCTTCAAGAAAATTAGGCCAAGGAGGAGCTGGTTCTGTATATAGAGGAACACTATCAAATGGGAAAACCGTGGCTGTCAAAAGGTTGTTGTTCAACACCAGACAATGGGTAGACGAGTTCTTCAACGAGGTAAATTTGATATCTGGGATAGAGCACAAGAACCTTGTGAAGCTCTTGGGATGTAGCATTGAAGGCCCTGAAAGCCTCCTCGTTTACGAATTCGTGCCCAGGGGAAGTCTTGATCAATACCTCTTCG CTAGGAACAGGATTAAGATTCTGAATTGGAAGGAGCGTCACAATATAATTATTGGAGCGGCGGAAGGGATCGCTTTTCTTCATGGAAGCT AG